Genomic segment of Candidatus Neomarinimicrobiota bacterium:
TATAAATAACGTTTCCCGTGTAAGTTATCAGAACAGCGGCTAGTGGCGCCACCAGAGGAAGAACAATACTCGTACCGGGTTTTGGAAGAGGAACGGTGAACCAGCTTGCATTATTTGCCACGAATCCTGTCGGAAAAATGGAAGACAATGAAAACTTGAGAAACCAAAACAAATCATCCGTAAACAATCCGCCCACAATTCCAAAATAAACAATTCCTTCCAATAAAATAAATACACCCGCAACAACCGGATTGAAAAATGATAACAGCACAAACGCAATTAGACAGAGTAGCCCAATCAGCCACGTATGGCTCATCGGATAATCGTAGTAAAACAGTCCTGTCAGCCTTCCACCGAGCACATTGAGGTAATTATTATCTAAGATTGTTTGGATTGCGTTGGCATGTGTTTCCATTCCCGGGGTAAGCTGTTGCACTCCCATATAATTATAAAACGGTGTATTCTTTACATCATGATGGACTTCTACAGCCGTGCCAATGACCACAATCTTGTTGTAAAACGGCGACTTTGTAATATCAAATTTCTCCCCGATACCCATCATATTCATCATCTCTTGTTTTTCTATGGGATCTTCAATAGCGGAAATATACTCCGGTACAACACCGGGGATGAACTGAGACATCCAGTCGATATCTTCCGTTGGATCTCGAAGCGTTACTTCTTCTGTATCAATAATGTAAGCGAGAGAATATCTTGGAAAAGTGCCCCATGATGGAAGCTGCTGAGAACCACGAAGACGATAGCCGGATGGAGGACCATAATAATTCACTAAAAATGTATTTCCATATCCGTACGTTTTTATGGTAATGTGACCGTAATTACAGGTGAGGTCATCTGCGTCAAATTTGGGAAGCGCTGAATCTGAAATCTCTAAAAATGATTTGACTGCTTTTACTCCAATCGTCAAATAATATTTGTCAGGTTCATGACTCATTTGGTCAAAAATACTGTATTGACGGGAGAACCCATCCTCATCCAACATATCGTTGATAATACCCGTCTCAGGATTCGCCGCCATGATAGGTCCCACAGGATAAGCAATGTATTGCGGTGGTTGGAGGTTTTGTTCGGTAACCATTTTAACCGGCATAATAACCTCTGTTCCAAATGCTTTTGCTTCAGAAATCGCCTCTCCAAGCATTATGTCACCGTGGCGCGGAATTAGCTGTTTCAAGTCTTCTGATTGGATATTGTCCGCAAACGTATGAAGGTATTCGGATTTCGTTTCGGGTGCGTCAAATTGGATATCAAAAACAATTACCTTGGCGCCGGCGCGGTAAAGATTTTTGATGGCCCGTCCCCAAATGGTTCCACGAGGATAAGGCCACGCTTCCGGTACAAGACGCCATGCTTCGTCATCCACCTCAATCAAAACCACGTCCGTGTCTCTCTTAATATATGTGGAATCCTTCGCAGTCCAACCTGTCAACGGCCCGCGGACACGGTGAAAACGATAGTCGTAGGATTTCATTTCGAGCACGTCGAAAAGTCCGAGCCAGTGAAAAACAGATATAAGCAAAATAGATGACGCAGTAATGACAATACCAACCCAGCGGTCTTTCAGTTCTTTTAGAATGAGATCCATCTTTAGAAATTATAGCGAAGTTTGAGAATAATTCCTGTAGTATTTACTTCCGTTTTATCACCGGTATTTGTCAACTGAAGTACACCGGAAATGATCGCAGTCATGCCCTCCACCACATCCCAATCCGCACCCCCTTTAATGGACATAATAGTAGAATTTGTCAGGCCTTTACTTGCAAGATAAGAAAATCCACCAGACACACGAAGCTTTTGATTCAAAAAACCATATTGTCCTGCCAAGCCTGCGGTTGTCCAAATATATTTGGCCTTCGATACGGTGCCATCCGTGTCTGTGAATGGTAGATACAATTCCGTCTTGCTGAAGGAAATATTGGATCGAAGTGGGGTGTAAAATTTAGAAGACAAATTCAAGGAAAGAGTTTCGGTATCTGTTTTCGGAAATAAATAATTTCCCGCACGTTCACTTTCAAGTTTATCGGTATTTTTGATTGTATTATAATTGATCACGATAAAATGGGTCATATTCAAAATTGTCAATGGTATATTTACAGATGTAAGCGTATTCACAGCACGCGAATCCTCTCGTAAATCCACGAGTTCTCCACCCACCGAATCCAGATTTGTTTTTTCATTATATTTCCCGATCGATTGAAAATTAACAACGTAGGATGGCGAATCTGCGCCGGGATTTAGTGACATATTCATACCTAAAGTCGTTGTATTTAATGGGTCAAGAGTTGCTTTTAATATTTCATTATCACGATATTTATAGAACCCGGTAATGAACATTTTATAATCCAGCAATGCCAAACGATTACTTAAAAGAAAATCTCTTACATTGCTCGAAAGATAGGGATTTCCTAAAGAAACATATTCCGGACCAACTTGTCTATATTCCAAAATAAAATTATTTTTTGCATAATGTCCTTTTACTTTAAAAGAAAACGCAGACGATGGCATATTCACAATAGTGGAAATTGGATTGGTCTCAAAAGTCGTCACATCAAACGGCACGAGCGGTGACATATTAGCATTCATAATAAAAAAGGATTTCCATGGAACCGGATCAAATACTTGACTGGTATCAATCGCAACAGAACCTGAAGTGGCATTGCCAAATTCATCGTACTGAACGCCAATTAGACCATCGAGGCTGTCGTCTAAAGCAGTATCCATTTCTGCTCGCGTCATTACACCATCCCAAATATCACGATTAAACAAACTCATATTCCAAGTAAAATCAATGGTGAGTTTTCGGTCATCTAAGGAAGTGCCCATATCAAACCCAAACACAAGATTGTCTTCCGGTGCCGCACCGCCCCAATGATCGGATTTAAAATCCACAACATTCCCAGCTGCATCAACGGTTGAAAAAAAATCATTATAAGAATAGGTGCCGGCTTCCAATCCAGTTGCAGAGGAATCCACCGTAAAAGAATAGTTGCCTAAAGCATGCCGGACGGAATTGATATCATCTCGCGCTTGTAAAACGTGCACTCCTGCATGCAGTCCATATTTGGGACCAACCGATAACTTTAATGCCGTCATGTTCCGCTGAAATGTGTACCCAACTCTATCTAAGGCATAGGTCGTTTTTCCCGTGGAATCTGTTGTGAGATCATAGGTCAAAAATTTATACGTATTGTCCACACCATCTTGATTTTGAACGATACGATTGAGTTCACCGCTTACATACTGAAAACGAACCCAAGGAATTTCTAGAGACACACCCGTTCCTCTAATCCGTCTTCCATCAATTAAAAATGGTGATAGACGCGGATTGAAATCTCCAAATTTCAACTGCACAAATTCACTCATTTTAAAACTTCCAGACATTCTATTTTGCGGCTGCTGGAATTCAGATTCTCGCGATGTTTGCCGAAATGATACTTTGAATTCTGCAAATGGAAGCGTGACAAATCCTTCTCCGGTTAATTCTTTAACATCGTAATTCACACCGGAAATTGACTCAAGCGACATTCGAGATCTAAGATTGCCACCATATTCAAATTCTTCCATCATGCTTTCCATACCACTCGTTACGGTAAATGACCAGGATAGTGGTTCGATTTCCATTCCATACGCCGTGCTCATGTGTAAATCTATCGTATGAAGCCCGTCCGTTAACGGGTTCGGCGTAAAACTAACAATTCCCGATTCAATAATGCTTGCCGATGTTTTGTCAACCCCATCTAGTTCAATCCGAATGCTCGAAGAATCAATTTGCGGCGCACTGAACAAAGAAACAGCAATGACAACATTTTCCGGTCGAACCAGTTCGGATGGTTCCGGTGATAAAATTAAAACATCCGGAGTCGCCAACATCGAATTAATCCCCTGGGATATTGCATTAAATTTTTTGAATTTATCTTCGCCGAATTCAATGAGTATTTTATGCGGATTTTCAAATGGGTTATTCTGTGGAGTTGCATAACTGGAACCATCTGATAAATTGACCACAATGCAATATTCAAAACCCTTTTCGGACAATCTTCCGCCGGGAATAATCGCTGTCCAATTTGGAGCGACAATATTCATGTTTATTTCGGAAAAAGATAACCCATTAGTTTCCCGAAAATATACAATCGCATTCGAGACGGGAATATCTGTAAAAAGTGTTACGGACAGTTCTAAATCTTCGCCAACTTTGCCCCGGTTGGGTGATTTATGATAAATCACTTGTGCCGATCCAATAGAAAGGCACATGGTAAGAAAAATTATTCTTATAATAGGTTTAAAAAGTGTGCGGTCAACAGCCATTTGCGTTATGATCGCTGCCGGTTAAACAGTCGGCGTAGCCTACTGATATTCTATAATAATGGTTTTCTCATTTCCGTCCGGTCCTTCGAGAATGATTTTCAAGAAAGAGGACCCGCCCGTTTCAGCATCATCCGGATATGTTGGAATGGTTGAGGGATCGGTGGGAGCAGAATTCAAAGAACCATCTTGATCAGAGAAACCGGTCAAGCCTTCAGTAATATCCACAGAAGCACCTGTTAGTAAATTGGTTAATTCAATAATTCCTTCAATACCAATAATCTGATCACCTGCATCAGGATCAGAAATAAAATCAAAAACGGTTCCTTTAACAGATGCCACAGATGTTGGCGATTTAACAACAAAAGCCCCTTTTTTCTGTTTGCCCACAGAAGCGCGTAAAGTTCCTTGACCTATATTAACTTCCTTAGAAATACTATTTACATCCCGTTTCCCAGATATAACTATTTCTGTATCCTCTTTTATTTTAAGAAGAGATTTATCATCAATATAAATTACAGCAGTAAATCCGTTACTGCCGGTTCGAACACGATCACCATCTTCTAAAATGACACCGGGCTTTAGCGCAGAAAAACCAGATTTTCCTCTTTCCATTTCTACAAGACCCTTAACTTTCGTTACAACCGCAATCTTAGCAGCCGCAGGAGAAAGGCTAACTCCAATCGTTATTAGCATTAATAAAGATAGAATTCTATTCTTCATCAGTCTTCAATATTTACGTTTATAACTGAAATATTTTGATTGATCACTTGGTTCAATAAATAGGTAATACTTGATTCATCTACCGATTGGTCATCAATGGTATAAACACCTTGCGGAGAATATCCATCTAACGCACTTCCAGGTCCGAACAAAGCATTAAACTGGTCATCACCGAGTGCTTGTCGTAATCCTTCTAAAACTGGGTGAAATGTAGCTGCTGAATTTGCCGTTCCGCCTGCTGGATCAGCCACTTTAAATGTATAAATATTTGAAATGAGTTCCTCCATTCCACCAGTCGTAGAAAGCGATTTTTTTACCTGCCAAACGTATAATTTTCCAAATCCTAAGGGACGAGCACCTGTAACAGGATACTGGTAACTGGAAAAGCTGCCGATATTTTCCCAGCCTAAAGATTGGCTAGCCGGCAAGGAAGTTTCACCCTCAATCGCTTCATCTATGGATGCGTGTTCAGAAGGATCGTATTCTGCTACCCGGATTAATGTCTCACACCCGTTACAACCTTGGCTTGACCAATTAAAGAAAGGGTAGGTTGTATAAACAATTGTTTGCGTAGTGTCTTCAATATTTCCACCGGGAGATTCCAATGTAATTGCTGTTGGTGTTTGGACAATAATCGTTTTTGAATCGTGTTCAACTAAAGATAATCCTAATTCATCAGCTCCTGCATAAATTTTGATTTCAAAAGTGTATTCCCCATCTGCTAGCTGACCGGTTGTCATAATGGAACTCATCATTGCATCAAATTCTTGTGGATCCAATAACTGAATAGGAGTCACTTCTAATGGAATAGTATTGGGCGGGGATGCTTGATCATAGAGAAAATCAGATGTGACCGTAAAATAGCGATTATCCAAAGCTAGGTCTGCCAGCAACTGCATCACATTAGATTCAAGTTCAACGATGGTAGTTGCAGAAGTCACCCCAAGGGAAGGAGATACCATAGAAGCTTTAAACCAAACTTTACAATAAACAGGATAGGTGTCAGATTGAATCAAATATCGAAATAATTGAATATCAGAAGACCCGGATTGAACATCAAAATTGCTCATATAATAGGTCACATATTCGAAGATTTGCCCGGTGACGGTAACATTTTGAGACCGTCCTTTTGTTGGGAAAACAATTATTCCAGCAACCATTAAGATGAATAGTATTTTCTTGAATCGCTTCATATCCTTTAAGTCCTCATTGGTAATTTAGGCGAATCTTACATACTGAAACAATGATTAATCGAAAATGGTGATTTACATCACACCCATAAATATAAATCCCCTCCGTAGAGGGGATTTTAAATATTCCCGGCAACGACCTACTCTCCCGCACTAGTCTCCCGTGCAGTACCATCGGCGCGGGCGGGCTTAACTTCCGAGTTCGGGATGGGATCGGGTGGTACCCCGCCGCTATAGTCACCAGGATAAATATTTTGGAAATTGACACCGAATTCAATAGGCAAAGAAAAATTTGATAAAGCCGTTCGGCTAATTAGTACCACTCGGCTAAATGCATTACTGCACGTACACCTGTGGCCTATCAACGTCGTAGTCTACAACGAGCCTTATTACCTTACGGTAGGGATATCTAATCTTAGGATAGGTTTCGCACTTATATGCTTTCAGCGCTTATCCTGACCGAACATAGCTACCCAGCGATGCCACTGATGTGACAACTGGTGCACCAGAGGTTCGTCCACACCGGTCCTCTCGTACTAGGTGCAGCTTCCTTCAAATATCCTACGCCCACGGCGGATAGAGACCGAACTGTCTCACGACGTTCTAAACCCAGCTCACGTACCACTTTAATGGGCGAACAGCCCAACCCTTGGAACCTTCTCCAGCTCCAGGATGTGATGAGCCGACATCGAGGTGCCAAACCTCCCCGTCGATGTGAACTCTTGGGGGAGATAAGCCTGTTATCCCCGGAGTACCTTTTATCCGATGAGTGATGGCCCTTCCATGCGGAACCACCAGATCACTAAGCCCTGCTTTCGCACCTGCTCGGTCCGTCGACCTCGCAGTCAAGCTCCCTTATGCCTTTGCACTCTACGCACGATTACCGACCGTGCTGAGGGAACCTTTGGGCTCCTCCGTTACCTTTTAGGAGGAGACCGCCCCAGTCAAACTACCCACCTAACACTGTTTCTCGCCCGGATTCACGGGTCGGGATTAGAATTCAAGCAATACAAGGGTGGTATTTCAAGGTTGGCTCCACCCGGACTAGCGTCCGAGTTTCAAAGCCTCCCACCTATCCTGCACATGCAGAACCAGAATCCAATGCTAAGTTATAGTAAAGGTTCACGGGGTCTTTTCGTCCTGCCGCGGGTAGCCGGCATCTTCACCGACACTTCAATTTCGCTGAGTTTCAAGTAGAGACAGTGCCCAAATCGTTACACCATTCGTGCAGGTCGGAACTTACCCGACAAGGAATTTCGCTACCTTAGGACCGTTATAGTTACGGCCGCCGTTTACTGGGGCTTCATTTCAAAGCTTCGTCCCGATAAATCGGGACTAACCTCTCCATTTAACCTTCCAGCACCGGGCAGGTGTCAGTCCATATATTTCGTCTTACGACTTAGCATAGACCTGTGTTTTTAGTAAACAGTCGTTTGGGCCTGGTCGCTGCGACCCCTTTCTGCTCCGGACGCGAAGTCCTTCACATAATAAGGGCACCCCTTCTCCCGAAGTTACGGGGCTAATTTGCCTAGTTCCTTTACTTGAATTCTCTCAAGCGCCTTAGGATTCTCTCCTCGCTCACGTGTGTCCGTTTACGGTACGGTCGGTCTAGGATCTCGTTTAGAGGCTTTTCTTGGCAGTATGATTAGGGTCAGTTTGTGGGCTAGGCCCTCCTATTCGTGCCTCTGGGTAAAGTTCCGGCGGATTTTCCTGCCAGAACCCCATACACACTTAAACCCGGACTATCAAAACCGGGATGACCTTTCACTTCTGCGTCCCCCCATCACTCAAACAATCCTATACCGGTACGGGAATATTAAACCCGTTTTCCATCGCCTACGCCTTTCGGCCTCGGCTTAGGGTCCGACTAACCCTGAGCAGAGTTACTTTACTCAGGAAACCTTGAGCTTTCGGCGAGCCCGAATTTCACGGGCTTTATCGCTACTCATGCCAGCATACTCATTTCCATCTCCTCCAGCTGCCCTCACGGGTCAACCTTCACAAGTTAATGGAACGCTCACCTACCACTTCCGCAAAGCGGAAATCCATAGCTTCGGTACAATGCTTAGTCCCGGATATTATCGGCGCAAAACCCCTTGACTAGTGAGCTGTTACGCTTTCTTTAAAGGATGGCTGCTTCTAAGCCAACCTCCTAGCTGTCTGGGCGATTTTACATCCTTTATCACTTAGCATTAATTTAGGGACCTTAGCTGATGGTCTGGGTTGTTTCCCTCTCGGCTACGAAGCTTATCCCCCGCAGCCTCACTGCCACGCATCATGTATTCGGTATTCGGAGTTTGATTGGGGTTGGTAAGCTTGTAGGCCCCCTAGCCCATTCAGTGCTCTACCCCCGATACACTAACGTGACGCTGCCCCTAAAGGCATTTCGGTGAGAACCAGATATCTCCGAGTTTGATTGGCCTTTCACCCCTAACCACAGTTCATCCCCCAGCTTTTCAACGCTGGTGGGTTCGGCCCTCCATTCCGTGTTACCGGAACTTCAGCCTGACCATGGTTAGATCACTCGGTTTCGGGTCTGCCGCATGTTACTAATCGCCCTATTCAGACTTGCTTTCGCTTCGGCTCCGGCCTTTGGGCCTTAACCTTGCAACATACGAGCAACTCGCTGGCTCATTATGCAAAAGGCACGCCATCACCCCGAACAAATCGGAGCTCTGACCGCTTGTAGGCATACGGTTTCAGGTTCTATTTCACTCTCCGTTAGGAGTACTTTTCACCTTTCCCTCACGGTACTGGTTCACTATCGGTTACATGGGAGTATTTAGCCTTACCAGATGGTCCTGGCAGATTCGCACAAGATTTCTCGTGTCCCGTGTTACTCGGGTGCCAATCCCAGCAAGGAATATCATTTTCAATTACAGGGCTATCACCTTCTACGGCTGGCCTTTCCATGCCACTTCATTTAATGATATTCTTTTTGACTTGCCGAACCCGTCATGACAGGTTCCAGATTGGTCCCACAACCCCACTGATGCAAAACTCATGAGCTTGACACATCAATGGTTTAGGCTCTTTCCTGTTCGCTCGCCGCTACTTAGGAAATCATGATTATTTTCTGTTCCTGGGGTTAATTAGATGTATCAGTTCGCCCCGTTGTCTCAACCTGCCCTATGTATTCAGGCAGGAGTGATCCGGCATAACCCGGATCGGGTTGCCCCATTCGGAAATCTCCGGATTTAAGGTTGTTTGCACCTCC
This window contains:
- a CDS encoding CHASE2 domain-containing protein, whose product is MDLILKELKDRWVGIVITASSILLISVFHWLGLFDVLEMKSYDYRFHRVRGPLTGWTAKDSTYIKRDTDVVLIEVDDEAWRLVPEAWPYPRGTIWGRAIKNLYRAGAKVIVFDIQFDAPETKSEYLHTFADNIQSEDLKQLIPRHGDIMLGEAISEAKAFGTEVIMPVKMVTEQNLQPPQYIAYPVGPIMAANPETGIINDMLDEDGFSRQYSIFDQMSHEPDKYYLTIGVKAVKSFLEISDSALPKFDADDLTCNYGHITIKTYGYGNTFLVNYYGPPSGYRLRGSQQLPSWGTFPRYSLAYIIDTEEVTLRDPTEDIDWMSQFIPGVVPEYISAIEDPIEKQEMMNMMGIGEKFDITKSPFYNKIVVIGTAVEVHHDVKNTPFYNYMGVQQLTPGMETHANAIQTILDNNYLNVLGGRLTGLFYYDYPMSHTWLIGLLCLIAFVLLSFFNPVVAGVFILLEGIVYFGIVGGLFTDDLFWFLKFSLSSIFPTGFVANNASWFTVPLPKPGTSIVLPLVAPLAAVLITYTGNVIYKFLVEQKDKRFLKSTFGAYISPDLIDQMYAEKQEPKLGGDAGYHTAFFSDIQSFSAFSEVLEPERMVALMNEYLTEMTNVLLDRQGTLDKYIGDAIVAFYGAPVPVDDHEYQACMTALDMETKLIELRKKWESEGDWPDIVHNMHHRVGLNSGDMVTGNMGSAMRMNYTMMGDTVNIAARLEASAKQYGVYIQVAENTYKKVKDQFEWRNLDYVQVKGKNVPVKVYELLAEKGKLKENDVELVKKYEEGLTFYNKQEWDKALKKFEQSKELEDMFPTRPTSPSHMYIMRCNHLKENPPGADWNGVWKLTAK
- a CDS encoding FecR domain-containing protein; the protein is MKNRILSLLMLITIGVSLSPAAAKIAVVTKVKGLVEMERGKSGFSALKPGVILEDGDRVRTGSNGFTAVIYIDDKSLLKIKEDTEIVISGKRDVNSISKEVNIGQGTLRASVGKQKKGAFVVKSPTSVASVKGTVFDFISDPDAGDQIIGIEGIIELTNLLTGASVDITEGLTGFSDQDGSLNSAPTDPSTIPTYPDDAETGGSSFLKIILEGPDGNEKTIIIEYQ